Proteins from one Ricinus communis isolate WT05 ecotype wild-type chromosome 9, ASM1957865v1, whole genome shotgun sequence genomic window:
- the LOC8286836 gene encoding uncharacterized PE-PGRS family protein PE_PGRS54: MEGGEGEDQMEHFQRNEAISAVADEGFLGEEEDDDYEDLYNDVNVGEGFLQSLRKNDDLGLQNQENTNNNNNVTNYEKKIESPAVVAQNLGATAGETSVSRVSSGYDMVQKVGPTSGCGGGGGGLRVELGQSSSKVSEIEEQTGNINIKSNNSNHSNSNVNNNNNSSVSVVQGNVISQQSQVVSTGNAVNESNMVRNVNVNGGSYNNMVGNGSSSGGGGSGTILFVGELHWWTTDAELEAELCKYGVVKEVKFFDEKASGKSKGYCQVEFFDPAAAAACKEGMNGHLFNGRPCVVAFATPYSVKRMGEAQANRNQQMAQASLSQARRGNNDAGKNAAAGAAAGGATGSAIATGGNYQGGDGNRGYGRGNWGRGNGQGMGGRGPVGPMRNRAGGGMGGRGIMGNAGNGFGQGLGATPPLLHPNSMMGQGFDPAFGAPMGRMGSYGGFPGAPTPPFSGILSSFPPVGGVGLPGVAPHVNPAFFGRGMPMNGMGMMPTTGVDGPNMGMWSDPSMGGWGVEDHGGGRAGESSYGEEAASDHQYGEVSHDRGGWQNTMKEKDRASERDWSGSSDRRYRDDREAGYDRDMPREKDMGGHDHDWPERRHREDRDVGRERDRERERDRERSRDRERERERDRDRDRDHDRYREDRDRYADNHRYRDREVEHDDDWDRGRSSRTHTKSRLSQERSRSRDADYGKRRRLTSE, from the coding sequence ATGGAAGGAGGAGAAGGAGAGGATCAGATGGAGCACTTTCAACGTAACGAAGCAATCTCAGCCGTTGCTGATGAGGGGTTTTTAGgcgaagaagaagatgatgattaCGAGGATCTTTACAACGATGTCAATGTCGGTGAGGGTTTCTTGCAATCTCTTAGAAAAAACGATGATTTAGGGTtacaaaatcaagaaaataccaacaataataataatgttactaattatgagaaaaagatTGAATCACCTGCTGTTGTTGCACAGAACCTCGGTGCTACTGCAGGAGAAACTAGTGTTTCTAGGGTTTCTTCTGGTTATGATATGGTGCAGAAAGTGGGTCCCACCAGTGGgtgtggtggtggtggtgggggGCTCAGGGTTGAATTAGGGCAAAGTTCTAGTAAAGTTAGCGAGATTGAGGAGCAGACTGgtaatattaatatcaaaagTAATAATAGTAATCATAGTAATAGTAATGTTAACAATAACAACAACAGCAGTGTAAGTGTTGTTCAAGGGAATGTTATTAGCCAGCAATCTCAAGTTGTTAGTACGGGAAATGCAGTGAATGAGAGTAATATGGTAAGGAATGTCAATGTCAATGGAGGAAGTTATAACAATATGGTTGGTAACGGTAGCAGCAGCGGTGGAGGTGGGAGCGGGACTATATTGTTTGTGGGGGAATTGCATTGGTGGACAACGGATGCAGAGCTAGAAGCTGAGCTGTGTAAGTATGGTGTTGTTAAGGAGGTTAAGTTTTTTGATGAGAAGGCGAGTGGAAAGTCAAAAGGGTACTGTCAAGTTGAGTTTTTTGACCCTGCAGCTGCTGCTGCTTGTAAAGAAGGGATGAATGGACATTTATTCAATGGAAGGCCGTGTGTTGTGGCTTTCGCAACTCCTTATAGTGTGAAGAGGATGGGTGAGGCTCAAGCTAATAGAAATCAGCAGATGGCTCAGGCTTCGCTTTCACAGGCAAGAAGGGGGAATAACGACGCTGGAAAGAATGCTGCTGCAGGTGCTGCTGCTGGTGGTGCCACTGGGAGTGCTATTGCAACTGGTGGGAATTATCAAGGTGGGGATGGAAATAGAGGATATGGGAGAGGTAATTGGGGTAGAGGGAATGGGCAAGGGATGGGCGGTAGAGGGCCGGTTGGTCCAATGAGGAATAGGGCTGGTGGTGGGATGGGTGGGAGAGGTATCATGGGGAATGCTGGAAATGGGTTTGGCCAAGGCCTTGGTGCTACCCCGCCTTTGTTGCACCCCAATTCAATGATGGGGCAGGGTTTTGATCCGGCATTTGGTGCACCTATGGGGAGAATGGGGAGTTATGGGGGCTTTCCTGGGGCCCCTACACCCCCATTTTCAGGGATATTATCTTCCTTTCCACCTGTTGGTGGCGTGGGATTGCCTGGAGTAGCTCCTCATGTGAATCCTGCATTTTTTGGAAGAGGAATGCCAATGAATGGAATGGGAATGATGCCGACTACTGGTGTTGATGGGCCGAATATGGGAATGTGGTCGGATCCTAGTATGGGTGGATGGGGAGTTGAAGATCACGGTGGTGGGAGAGCTGGCGAGTCTAGTTATGGTGAGGAAGCTGCATCTGATCATCAATATGGTGAGGTTAGTCACGATAGAGGAGGTTGGCAGAACACAATGAAGGAGAAAGATAGAGCTTCAGAGAGAGACTGGTCCGGATCTTCTGATAGAAGGTATCGTGATGATAGGGAAGCTGGATATGACAGAGATATGCCTAGAGAAAAAGATATGGGTGGTCACGATCATGACTGGCCAGAGAGAAGGCACCGCGAAGACAGAGATGTTGGTAGAGAAAGGGATAGGGAGCGTGAGAGGGATAGGGAACGCTCTCGAGATCGTGAGCGAGAACGAGAAAGGGATCGTGATAGGGACCGAGATCATGATCGTTACAGGGAAGACCGTGATAGATATGCTGATAATCATAGGTATAGGGACCGTGAAGTAGAGCATGATGATGATTGGGACAGGGGTAGGTCATCAAGGACTCACACTAAATCAAGATTATCACAGGAGCGTTCAAGATCTAGGGATGCTGATTATGGGAAGAGACGACGGCTTACATCTGAGTAA